A portion of the Blautia hansenii DSM 20583 genome contains these proteins:
- a CDS encoding VanZ family protein: MKKKIKTFSTILFVLYLFLLIYLLFFAERFGIQSFEEREYHYNLVFLQEIKRFWTYREQLGVWPVVLNLLGNVVGFIPFGFILPIIHRDTRNFFFITFSGFALSLCVETIQLVTKLGCFDVDDLIMNTLGAALGYIFFAVSYFIYKRTKRRNK; encoded by the coding sequence GTGAAGAAAAAAATAAAAACATTCAGTACCATTTTATTTGTGCTGTATCTTTTTTTGCTGATTTATCTTCTTTTCTTTGCAGAGCGATTTGGTATACAGAGCTTTGAGGAAAGAGAATATCATTATAATCTGGTATTTCTTCAGGAAATCAAACGATTTTGGACGTATAGGGAACAGTTGGGTGTGTGGCCGGTTGTATTGAACTTGTTGGGGAATGTTGTGGGATTTATTCCGTTTGGATTTATTCTTCCCATTATCCATAGAGATACAAGAAATTTTTTCTTTATCACATTTTCAGGTTTTGCACTGAGTCTTTGTGTGGAAACCATACAGTTAGTTACAAAGCTGGGATGCTTTGATGTAGATGATTTGATTATGAATACACTAGGTGCGGCATTGGGATACATATTTTTTGCCGTTAGCTATTTCATATATAAAAGAACAAAAAGGAGAAACAAGTAA
- the pyrE gene encoding orotate phosphoribosyltransferase, whose product METYKQEFIDFMVESDVLKFGEFTLKSGRKSPFFMNAGAYVTGSQLKRLGEYYAKAIHDKYGDDFDVLFGPAYKGIPISVVTAIAYSELYGKEVRYCSDRKEEKDHGADKGSFLGSKLQDGDRVVMIEDVTTSGKSMEETVPKVRGAANVEIVGLMVSLNRMEKGKGDKSALDEIKETYGFETNAIVTMEEVVEHLYNRECNGRVVIDDKTKEAIDAYYQIYGVK is encoded by the coding sequence ATGGAAACATATAAACAGGAATTTATTGATTTTATGGTGGAAAGTGATGTTTTAAAATTCGGAGAATTTACCTTGAAAAGCGGTAGAAAATCTCCTTTCTTTATGAATGCAGGAGCTTATGTAACAGGTTCTCAGTTAAAAAGATTAGGCGAATACTACGCAAAAGCTATTCATGACAAATACGGGGATGATTTTGACGTATTATTTGGACCGGCTTACAAGGGAATTCCAATCAGCGTTGTAACAGCTATTGCTTACAGTGAATTATATGGAAAAGAAGTACGCTACTGCTCGGACCGTAAGGAAGAAAAAGACCATGGCGCAGATAAGGGAAGCTTTTTGGGAAGTAAGCTGCAGGATGGAGACAGAGTAGTGATGATTGAAGACGTAACAACTTCCGGAAAATCTATGGAAGAAACTGTTCCAAAGGTAAGAGGAGCAGCAAATGTGGAAATCGTAGGTCTGATGGTTTCTTTAAACCGTATGGAAAAAGGAAAAGGCGACAAAAGCGCTCTTGATGAAATCAAAGAAACTTACGGATTTGAAACAAATGCTATTGTAACAATGGAAGAGGTAGTAGAGCATTTATACAACAGAGAATGTAATGGCAGGGTTGTAATTGATGACAAGACAAAAGAAGCCATTGACGCATACTACCAAATCTACGGAGTAAAATAA
- a CDS encoding mannose-1-phosphate guanylyltransferase: MIYDLMYIELKTGYSDDGPAWIGYVKTSQSKKTIYFNDHAFQKYIGNYSNYIDVETGDEYWISGLKRRESNRHWAGHGKIMIDQRAVKEYLSLIGEKELSLNWFEVVEIEDKFPIERIRKLLNKKDSDK, encoded by the coding sequence GTGATTTATGATTTGATGTATATAGAATTAAAAACAGGATATTCTGATGACGGACCGGCGTGGATTGGATATGTGAAGACTTCACAAAGTAAAAAGACAATTTATTTTAACGACCATGCTTTTCAGAAATATATAGGGAATTATTCTAATTATATAGACGTTGAGACTGGCGACGAATATTGGATTTCTGGTTTGAAAAGGAGAGAGAGTAATAGGCACTGGGCAGGACATGGTAAAATTATGATTGACCAAAGAGCTGTGAAGGAGTATCTTTCGCTAATTGGAGAGAAAGAATTATCATTAAATTGGTTTGAGGTGGTGGAGATAGAAGATAAATTTCCTATTGAGAGAATAAGAAAATTATTAAACAAAAAGGATAGTGATAAATAA
- a CDS encoding helix-turn-helix transcriptional regulator — MKTKVKELRTEGKMTQQQLADLVHVSSRTIISIEKGQYNPSLMLAYRMAMVFGVSVEELCCLKENKELEDKEYEDL, encoded by the coding sequence ATGAAAACAAAAGTGAAAGAGTTGCGTACAGAAGGCAAAATGACACAACAACAGTTGGCAGATTTGGTTCATGTATCATCAAGGACTATCATTTCTATTGAGAAAGGACAATATAATCCTTCATTAATGCTTGCATATCGTATGGCAATGGTTTTTGGAGTAAGTGTAGAAGAATTGTGTTGCTTAAAAGAAAACAAAGAATTGGAGGATAAGGAATATGAAGATTTATAA
- a CDS encoding HD domain-containing protein, whose amino-acid sequence MLPNRELAIQELKIAGEKNPGLWTAHSYHVAEVVELIAEACGNLDTEKAFVCGLLHDIGRRTGIAQLRHTIDGYDYAISKGWDEVARVCLTHSFPVKDIEADIGKKDIRPEQYEFIKNYLEQMEYDDYDKLIILCDALADAKGFCILEKRFVDTARRYGFYPFSLDRWNNTYKFKEYFEECMGKSIYTVLPEIEKCIYM is encoded by the coding sequence ATGCTTCCAAACAGAGAACTTGCAATACAGGAATTAAAAATTGCAGGAGAGAAAAATCCGGGGCTTTGGACAGCACATTCTTATCATGTGGCAGAGGTAGTAGAATTGATTGCAGAAGCCTGTGGAAATTTAGATACAGAAAAGGCTTTTGTATGTGGACTGCTTCATGATATCGGAAGACGAACGGGAATTGCACAGTTGAGACATACCATTGACGGCTATGATTATGCTATTTCCAAGGGATGGGATGAGGTGGCAAGAGTATGTCTGACACATTCCTTTCCGGTAAAAGATATCGAAGCGGATATTGGAAAGAAAGATATACGCCCGGAGCAATATGAATTTATAAAAAATTATCTGGAACAGATGGAGTATGATGATTATGATAAACTGATTATTTTATGTGATGCTTTGGCAGATGCAAAGGGTTTTTGTATTTTAGAGAAGAGATTTGTTGACACAGCAAGGCGATATGGATTTTATCCTTTTTCTCTGGATAGGTGGAATAATACCTACAAATTTAAGGAATATTTTGAAGAATGTATGGGTAAATCCATTTATACTGTGCTGCCGGAGATTGAGAAATGTATTTATATGTAA
- a CDS encoding dihydroorotate dehydrogenase, whose translation MNTKVKIAGIELKNPVMTASGTFGSGAEYSEFVDLNELGAVVTKGVANVAWPGNPTPRIAEIHSGMMNAIGLQNPGMEVFCERDLPYLQQFDTKVIVNVCGHAPEEYLAVVERLADEPADMLEINISCPNVNANFLAFGQDPKHVEELTAQIKKIAKQPVIMKLTPNVTDIAEIARAAEAGGADAVSLINTLTGMKIDINRRTFALANKTGGVSGPCVKPIAVRMVYQVAQAVNIPIIGMGGIQNAEDALEFIMAGATAVSIGTANFTNPYATIETIRGIEAYMERNKIEDIRELIGVVK comes from the coding sequence ATGAATACAAAAGTAAAGATTGCCGGGATTGAATTGAAAAATCCGGTTATGACAGCCTCAGGTACTTTTGGCTCAGGAGCAGAGTACAGCGAGTTTGTGGACTTAAATGAATTAGGCGCAGTAGTGACAAAAGGTGTTGCCAATGTAGCTTGGCCGGGAAATCCCACACCCAGAATTGCAGAAATTCACAGCGGTATGATGAATGCCATCGGGCTTCAAAATCCGGGAATGGAAGTGTTCTGTGAAAGAGATTTACCTTATCTTCAGCAGTTTGATACAAAAGTAATTGTAAATGTATGCGGACACGCACCGGAAGAATATCTGGCAGTAGTAGAACGTTTGGCGGATGAGCCGGCAGATATGCTGGAAATCAATATTTCCTGCCCAAATGTAAATGCGAATTTCCTTGCGTTTGGACAAGACCCAAAGCATGTGGAGGAGCTTACTGCACAGATTAAAAAAATTGCAAAACAGCCGGTAATTATGAAATTGACACCGAATGTTACCGATATAGCAGAAATTGCAAGAGCAGCAGAAGCAGGTGGAGCAGATGCAGTTTCACTTATCAATACACTGACGGGTATGAAAATTGATATTAACAGAAGAACTTTTGCACTTGCTAATAAGACAGGCGGTGTTTCCGGTCCATGTGTAAAACCAATCGCAGTACGTATGGTTTATCAGGTTGCACAGGCTGTCAACATTCCGATTATCGGAATGGGCGGTATCCAGAATGCAGAGGATGCTCTGGAATTTATTATGGCAGGCGCTACGGCAGTATCAATCGGAACTGCAAACTTTACCAATCCTTATGCAACGATAGAAACAATCAGAGGCATTGAGGCTTATATGGAAAGAAATAAAATTGAAGATATCCGAGAGTTAATCGGAGTTGTAAAATAA
- a CDS encoding dihydroorotate dehydrogenase electron transfer subunit — protein sequence MAKLKMTSTVVSQEMIATDIYSLWLRAEEIAVQAKPGQFISVYCKDSGKILPRPISICEIDKEKGMLRIVYRIAGEGTKEFSSLVSGDTIDILGPLGNGFPMEEVKGKKVFMMGGGIGIPPMVQTAKEAEADVTIIAGYRNSEIFLQEDLEKNGRLVVATEDGSVGTKGNVMDAIRENNLTADVIFACGPTPMLRAIKNYAEENNILCYISMEERMACGVGACLACVCKSKEVDHHSHVHNKRICKDGPVFLSTEVEL from the coding sequence ATGGCAAAATTAAAAATGACAAGTACCGTGGTAAGTCAGGAAATGATAGCAACAGATATTTACAGTCTGTGGCTTCGTGCGGAGGAAATTGCAGTACAGGCAAAGCCAGGACAATTCATTTCAGTGTATTGCAAGGACTCTGGAAAAATTCTTCCAAGACCAATCAGTATTTGTGAAATTGATAAGGAAAAAGGAATGCTTCGCATTGTGTATCGAATTGCAGGAGAAGGTACAAAGGAATTTTCTTCTCTTGTAAGCGGAGATACAATAGATATTTTAGGCCCATTGGGAAATGGATTTCCGATGGAAGAAGTCAAAGGGAAAAAAGTGTTTATGATGGGTGGAGGAATTGGTATTCCTCCAATGGTACAGACTGCAAAAGAAGCAGAAGCAGATGTAACAATTATTGCCGGTTATCGTAATAGTGAGATTTTCCTGCAGGAAGATTTAGAAAAAAATGGCCGTCTTGTAGTTGCTACAGAAGATGGAAGTGTAGGAACAAAAGGAAATGTTATGGATGCTATTCGTGAGAATAATCTTACTGCTGATGTGATTTTTGCCTGTGGTCCAACACCAATGCTGCGTGCAATCAAGAATTATGCTGAGGAAAATAATATCCTTTGCTACATTTCTATGGAAGAAAGAATGGCATGCGGAGTGGGTGCATGTCTGGCGTGTGTATGTAAATCAAAAGAAGTAGACCATCATTCTCATGTACATAATAAGCGAATTTGCAAGGACGGACCGGTCTTTTTAAGTACGGAGGTGGAACTGTAA
- the pyrF gene encoding orotidine-5'-phosphate decarboxylase: MINKLTAKIQKTKAPIVVGLDPMLNYIPKHIQEKAFKEFGETLEGAAEAIWQFNKEIVDKTYDLIPAVKPQIAMYEQFGIPGIMAFKKTVDYCKSKDLVVIGDIKRGDIGSTSAAYATGHIGKVQIGANKIAPFDEDFVTLNPYMGADSITPFIDVCKEEKKGLFILVKTSNPSSGDFQDQMVGDRPVYELVGEKVAQWGETCMGDDYSYVGAVVGATYPEMGKTLRKIMPKAYILVPGYGAQGGQGKDLVHFFNEDGLGAIVNSSRGIIAAYKQEKYAKFGEENFADASRAAAEDMIADIAGALEAAK, translated from the coding sequence ATGATTAACAAACTGACTGCGAAAATTCAGAAAACAAAAGCGCCGATTGTGGTGGGCTTAGATCCAATGTTAAATTACATTCCAAAACACATTCAGGAAAAGGCATTTAAAGAATTTGGGGAAACTTTAGAAGGAGCTGCGGAAGCAATCTGGCAGTTTAATAAAGAAATCGTAGATAAAACATACGATTTAATTCCGGCAGTAAAACCACAGATTGCTATGTATGAGCAGTTCGGAATTCCGGGAATTATGGCTTTTAAGAAAACAGTAGATTACTGTAAATCCAAAGACCTTGTAGTAATCGGAGATATTAAGCGTGGAGATATTGGTTCCACTTCTGCAGCTTATGCAACCGGTCATATTGGAAAAGTGCAGATTGGAGCAAATAAAATTGCGCCGTTTGACGAAGATTTTGTTACCTTAAATCCATACATGGGAGCAGACAGTATTACACCGTTTATTGATGTATGCAAAGAAGAAAAGAAAGGACTTTTCATTCTTGTTAAAACCTCCAATCCTTCCAGCGGAGATTTTCAGGACCAGATGGTGGGAGACAGACCTGTATATGAATTAGTAGGAGAGAAGGTTGCACAGTGGGGAGAAACCTGCATGGGTGACGATTATAGCTATGTTGGCGCTGTTGTTGGCGCTACTTATCCTGAAATGGGAAAAACACTCAGAAAAATTATGCCAAAGGCTTATATTCTTGTTCCGGGCTACGGCGCTCAGGGCGGACAGGGCAAGGATTTAGTTCATTTCTTCAATGAAGATGGTTTAGGCGCTATTGTAAATTCTTCTCGTGGAATTATTGCAGCTTATAAACAGGAAAAATATGCAAAATTTGGAGAGGAAAACTTTGCAGATGCGTCAAGAGCAGCAGCAGAGGATATGATTGCAGATATTGCAGGAGCATTGGAAGCTGCAAAATAA
- a CDS encoding dihydroorotase encodes MKILIKKGRILNPSDQTDKIGDILVEDGVIKEMKEEIECKETPEKIIDAKGCYIMPGLIDLHVHLRDPGLTYKEDVVTGAKAGAKGGFTTILAMPNTKPVIDCADRVNYVHNKAKELAPIHVLQVGAVTKQQKGEELADIEGMIKAGIPAISEDGKSVMNTRIYKEAMQIAADHNIPVFAHCEDQNMVNGGCVNEDEKSKELGLPGISNAVEDIIVARDIMLAKETGASLHLCHCSTKDSVRMIELAKEEKLPVTGEVCPHHFILTSDDVVAGDANYKMNPPLRTKEDRDALVKGLKDDIFDVISTDHAPHSREEKQRSMTEAPFGIVGLETAVPLTMTELVHKGILTPMQMAEKMSYNPAKIIHSDRGRLEVGSPADITIIDPEKEYVIDSKTFESKGKNTPFNGRKVKGMVKATICDGEIAYIEE; translated from the coding sequence ATGAAAATACTGATTAAAAAAGGACGTATTTTAAACCCATCAGACCAGACCGATAAAATCGGCGATATTCTTGTTGAAGATGGTGTGATTAAGGAAATGAAAGAAGAGATAGAGTGTAAGGAAACACCTGAGAAAATTATTGATGCCAAAGGTTGTTACATAATGCCGGGACTGATTGATTTGCATGTACATTTGCGTGACCCGGGACTGACTTATAAAGAAGACGTTGTAACCGGTGCAAAGGCAGGGGCAAAAGGTGGATTTACTACAATTTTAGCAATGCCTAACACAAAACCGGTAATTGATTGCGCTGACAGAGTAAATTATGTACACAACAAAGCAAAAGAACTTGCTCCTATTCATGTTCTTCAGGTCGGAGCTGTAACAAAGCAGCAAAAAGGAGAAGAACTGGCAGATATTGAAGGGATGATAAAAGCCGGAATTCCGGCAATCAGCGAAGACGGAAAATCCGTAATGAATACCAGAATTTATAAAGAAGCAATGCAGATTGCAGCAGACCATAATATTCCGGTGTTTGCCCATTGTGAAGACCAGAATATGGTAAACGGCGGCTGCGTAAATGAAGATGAAAAATCAAAAGAGCTGGGACTTCCGGGTATCAGCAATGCAGTAGAAGATATTATTGTAGCAAGAGATATTATGCTTGCAAAAGAGACAGGTGCAAGTCTGCATTTATGTCATTGTTCTACAAAGGACAGTGTGCGTATGATTGAACTTGCCAAGGAAGAAAAGCTTCCTGTTACAGGTGAAGTCTGCCCACATCATTTTATTTTAACATCAGATGATGTGGTTGCAGGTGATGCTAATTATAAAATGAATCCGCCTCTGCGTACAAAAGAGGACAGAGATGCACTGGTAAAAGGATTAAAAGATGACATTTTTGACGTAATCAGCACAGACCATGCGCCACACAGCAGAGAAGAAAAACAGCGTTCCATGACAGAAGCGCCATTTGGTATAGTAGGCTTGGAAACGGCAGTGCCTCTTACTATGACAGAGCTGGTACACAAAGGAATTTTAACACCAATGCAGATGGCTGAAAAAATGAGCTATAATCCGGCAAAGATTATTCACTCAGACAGAGGTCGTCTGGAAGTGGGAAGTCCTGCGGATATTACGATTATTGATCCGGAAAAAGAATATGTAATTGACAGCAAAACTTTTGAGTCAAAAGGAAAAAATACACCGTTTAACGGAAGAAAAGTAAAAGGTATGGTAAAGGCTACGATTTGTGACGGTGAAATTGCGTATATAGAAGAGTAA
- a CDS encoding cold-shock protein, translating to MNKGTVKWFNAEKGYGFITGEDGQDVFVHFSAINGEGFKSLEEGQAVSYDLTEGARGMQAANVEKL from the coding sequence ATGAACAAGGGAACTGTTAAATGGTTCAACGCAGAAAAAGGATACGGATTTATCACAGGAGAAGACGGACAGGACGTTTTCGTACATTTCTCTGCAATCAATGGAGAAGGCTTCAAATCTTTAGAAGAAGGTCAGGCTGTAAGTTATGATTTAACAGAAGGCGCTCGCGGAATGCAGGCTGCTAACGTTGAAAAATTATAA
- a CDS encoding nitroreductase family protein — translation MENRTIQELFSRKSVRVFSDEKITEEEKRLILEAAIQAPTAGNMSLFSILDIQSQEIKDVLAKRCDNQNFIAEAPVVLVFLADYQRWCDVLESYEMTIPPMGEGDLFLAMQDCIIAAQNAVVASESMGIGSCYIGDILENYEDNQKLLNLPKYVLPVSMLVLGRPTKQQKNRTKPERFKVEDIVFTDTYPDKDTEETREVFKRKLNVGDAELKQRLEGYSKRKFEAEFRMEMNRSSKAMIKSWNK, via the coding sequence ATGGAGAACCGTACAATACAAGAGCTTTTTTCAAGAAAATCCGTAAGAGTCTTTTCTGATGAAAAGATTACGGAAGAAGAAAAAAGATTAATTTTAGAAGCAGCAATACAAGCGCCCACGGCGGGAAATATGTCTCTGTTCAGTATTCTCGATATTCAGTCTCAGGAGATTAAGGATGTTCTTGCAAAGAGATGTGATAACCAGAATTTTATTGCAGAAGCGCCTGTGGTACTGGTGTTTCTGGCGGATTATCAGAGATGGTGTGACGTATTGGAAAGCTATGAAATGACAATTCCGCCAATGGGAGAAGGGGACTTATTTTTAGCAATGCAGGACTGTATCATTGCGGCACAGAATGCAGTTGTGGCATCAGAGTCTATGGGAATAGGTTCCTGCTATATCGGAGATATTCTGGAGAATTATGAGGATAATCAAAAGCTTCTGAATTTACCGAAATATGTGCTGCCTGTTTCTATGCTGGTTTTGGGAAGACCCACGAAACAGCAGAAAAACCGAACAAAGCCGGAACGTTTTAAAGTGGAAGATATCGTTTTTACAGATACTTATCCGGATAAAGATACAGAAGAAACAAGGGAAGTGTTTAAGCGAAAACTAAATGTAGGTGATGCGGAATTGAAGCAGCGTCTTGAGGGATACAGCAAAAGAAAATTTGAAGCTGAGTTTCGTATGGAAATGAACCGTTCATCTAAGGCAATGATAAAGAGCTGGAATAAGTAA
- a CDS encoding Rpn family recombination-promoting nuclease/putative transposase: MNTLLKNLTIKNNFMFAAVMSDEENCKGFLERALSIKVEHVEISTEKNIVYHPEYKGVRLDVYAKDENNTRYNIEMQVLKQPALGRRSRYYQSQMDMELLAKGCEYAELPDSYVIFLCDFDPFGEGKYRYTFRTICEEAEKASLKDGRCIVFLNTCGRNEENIPQELLSFLKFVHADLKESQKDFQDDYVRQVQKPVTDIKASREMEERFMLLEELLKDEHRQGVQEGIQKGIQKGELKATREILEMTLVKFGQLPDDFLKTLHEQQDTGIIKSWIQTALTVQSLDEFISKIC, from the coding sequence ATGAATACATTATTAAAAAATCTTACAATCAAAAATAACTTTATGTTTGCAGCAGTGATGTCAGATGAGGAAAACTGTAAGGGATTTTTGGAACGTGCTCTTTCTATTAAAGTTGAGCATGTAGAAATCAGTACAGAGAAAAACATTGTTTACCATCCGGAGTATAAAGGAGTTCGTCTGGATGTTTATGCAAAAGATGAAAACAATACCCGCTATAATATAGAAATGCAGGTATTAAAACAACCGGCATTAGGACGCAGAAGCCGTTACTATCAAAGTCAGATGGATATGGAGCTTTTGGCAAAAGGATGTGAATATGCAGAATTGCCTGACAGTTATGTGATTTTTCTCTGCGACTTTGATCCTTTCGGAGAAGGAAAATATCGTTATACTTTTCGTACAATCTGTGAGGAAGCGGAGAAAGCTTCTCTAAAAGACGGGCGGTGTATTGTGTTTTTAAATACTTGCGGAAGAAATGAAGAAAATATACCACAGGAATTACTTTCTTTTCTGAAATTTGTGCATGCAGACTTAAAAGAAAGCCAGAAAGACTTTCAAGATGATTATGTAAGACAGGTACAGAAACCAGTTACAGATATTAAAGCAAGCAGGGAAATGGAGGAGAGATTTATGCTTTTGGAAGAGTTGCTAAAAGACGAACACAGGCAAGGCGTTCAGGAGGGCATTCAAAAAGGTATTCAAAAAGGTGAACTAAAAGCGACAAGAGAAATACTTGAAATGACGCTGGTAAAATTTGGACAATTACCAGACGATTTTTTAAAAACGTTACATGAACAGCAAGATACGGGGATAATCAAAAGTTGGATACAGACAGCATTAACAGTGCAGTCGTTGGATGAATTTATTTCTAAAATATGCTAA